A window of Fragaria vesca subsp. vesca linkage group LG7, FraVesHawaii_1.0, whole genome shotgun sequence contains these coding sequences:
- the LOC101307939 gene encoding gibberellin 20 oxidase 1-like has protein sequence MIFEHYGVEKYHWESHIGSADNVLRLQKYNAAEEEKSHVGIPEHTDMDLNTIIYQNHVNGLEVKTKHGDQWIGFDASPNSFIFMTGDAFQVWSNDRIQACLHRVKKSEDAVRYSVLLFTFHNGIITVPKELIDEEHPLKYKPLNNHEYLASRVGQTSRASIKEFCGL, from the coding sequence ATGATATTTGAGCACTATGGTGTAGAGAAGTACCACTGGGAGTCTCATATTGGATCCGCTGATAATGTTCTTCGACTCCAAAAATACAATGCAGCTGAGGAGGAGAAATCTCACGTGGGTATTCCAGAGCACACAGACATGGACCTCAATACGATTATTTATCAAAACCATGTGAATGGCTTAGAGGTCAAAACAAAGCACGGTGATCAATGGATTGGCTTTGATGCCTCCCCTAACTCTTTTATATTCATGACTGGAGACGCCTTTCAGGTATGGAGCAATGATAGAATACAAGCTTGTCTGCATAGAGTGAAGAAGAGCGAAGATGCAGTAAGATACTCAGTTCTGCTCTTTACATTTCACAATGGGATCATAACTGTGCCCAAGGAATTGATTGATGAGGAACACCCTTTGAAATATAAGCCACTGAATAATCATGAATATCTTGCTTCACGAGTCGGTCAAACGTCCAGAGCTTCTATTAAGGAATTCTGTGGTCTTTGA
- the LOC101308231 gene encoding uncharacterized protein LOC101308231 → MGSIPKIPVIDFSRNSLKAGSRSWIEACNKVCNALEDYGCFVATLPDADCSEIHNSLFGSLDDLFDFPKEIKLQNTHEQGFRGYYARTLRPEGFGIDDPTDAEATNKFTKLF, encoded by the coding sequence ATGGGTAGTATTCCTAAGATTCCGGTCATAGACTTCTCCCGCAACAGCTTAAAGGCAGGATCACGTTCATGGATTGAAGCCTGCAACAAAGTCTGCAACGCACTCGAAGACTACGGTTGCTTTGTGGCAACACTACCCGATGCAGATTGTTCAGAGATTCACAACAGCCTCTTTGGTAGCTTGGACGACCTGTTTGATTTCCCAAAAGAGATCAAGCTCCAGAACACTCATGAGCAGGGTTTCCGTGGTTACTATGCACGTACTTTGCGTCCTGAAGGCTTCGGGATTGATGATCCAACAGACGCTGAGGCTACTAATAAGTTTACCAAACTCTTCTAG